ATTTATTCTTTCTGGTAGAAGTAAAATGCTAACTCTCATTTATCTCTTGCAGAGGACTAGTTGTTCTTTTGCATGGTCTCAATGAACACAGGTTTGTTGCTTATGGACTGcttatgtaaaaattatttgattttaagacCTTGGTATATTGCTCACATAGTTTTTGATATCTTAAACAGTGGCAGATACAGTAATTTCGCCAAGAAGTTGAATGCTAATGGATTCATGGTTTATGGTTGGATTGGATTGGTAAGTTTGAATCCATGTTTATATGCTAATTATTTTTGCATTCTTAAGGAACCTAATTCTTCTTTAACTTGCCTGAACATAccttaaatttgtttttgatatttCCTCCAAGTgcattttatacttaaaatcaTTTCAGTCCTAGAATGACAAGGGAAATTAGAGaatatattagatattttattgacCTTGTGCTTGACTAATACTTCATCATAACAGTTAACTTTTGTATGTCAAGCATGATACCTTTTATGCCTCCATTATCCTCTGTGATTTAGCgggaaattttctttattttatcaacTTATGAGCATCATGTGCAGAAATGATCCCTATTACCAAAAGCTGAGAGATATAACCTGGAAGAGTATTAATTGTTTGTCACTTGTTGTGTCAATTACTGAAAGAGCAGCCCTTCTAATTTTAGAACCTTAGAGTAGTTGAAATGCCCTTATAATGTTATCCTATGTATCCTTGATTAGTTTATATCATGAGAAAGGGGATCATACTTTAGGacccaaataaataaaagacaatATTGATGCCTATACCAGTACAAATATACATGGGAGATACTGAAAAGATGTAAACTTAGATTAGGACTCTATCCGAATCCAAGCTCATTTCATTTTGATGGAAATAAGGTGTTAGgattatttttggaattaattgtttcttcaaaAGTATATTAGTGGTAACTTCTAGCTAAGCTCTTTGAAAGCTTACTTATAGTTTCTTGAAAAACTTTCATATAACCATGCATTTATGgcttttttccttatttaatgCTTTATAGTCTAGAGACTATGTTCCTCaacaatacatatatatttggaTGTCGCAGGAATTGAATCATTCAATTGGGAAGTCCATTGGTTCCAAGAAGTAAGACCTGAAGCTTCTCTTAATAAGTAAGCTTATTATCTGTGAGCTTGGGTCTGAACTTAAGATTGCACAAGTGGTAAAGCTTTCAAAACAGTGTGCATGCttcaaaaataagttaaaacCTCTAGGATCTGTTTTCCTGTTTTATATGAGTCATGGAGACAGAAAGATAAATTAATCGCCATATATAGATCTTCAGCCCATGtatttcatttcttgttttaaatttcaatGAATTCTGGAATTGCTTCATACTGAATATGTCTGTAGGCCATTTGGCACTTGCATTGAACCCaagtaaaagtttaaaatttaatggattCTGGAATTACTTCATATAGAATATATCTTGCACTTCTGCATGCTTTATCATTCAATTTAGTTTGTTGATAATTTCTCATCCAACAAGTAAGTTTATTTGTTGTTTCTCCTACTAGGTCACGGTGGAAGTGATGGACTGCATGCATACATTCATTCTCTCGATGATGCTGTCAATGATTTGGTATGCTTTAAGATTCTTGTCAAAGATGCTGATAAAAGTAACCTTGAAATAAATTTCAGGCTCATTAAATTATCTTGTTCATACAGAAATCATTTCTCGAGAAGGTTTTAGCCGATAATCCTGGCCTTCCATGTTTTTGCTTTGGCCACTCGACAGGTGCAGCCATTGTGCTTGAAATAAGTTTTCAATGCAATAATTGATTCTCCCATATTTGTAACTTTTCCCGGTAAACAACTTTTATAACCTGGAATCTAGTCGTAATTTTTGCCGTTTACCCAAACAAATCAGGCAGTGCTTGATCCAAGGATCGAGGCCTGTGTAGCAGGCATAGTTCTCACTTCACCTGCAGTAGGAGTTCAGCCATCGCATCCTATTTTTGTGGTAAGAACTCTACTGAATTACATGTTATATGTAGTGTTTCcaggtttttgatattttaagtaATTCATTTATTGCAGGTACTTGCTCTAATTGTCTCATTTTTGTTGCAAAGATACCAAATCAGGGCTGCAAATAAGAAGGGAATGCCAGTATCTCGGGACCCTAAGGCACTTGTGGCTAAGTATTCTGACCCGCTTGTGCACACTGGATCCATCAGGGTAAGAACTGGCTACGAGATTCTTCGAATTGCGACTTACTTGCAGCAGAATCTCAGAAGATTTAAGAGTTCCCTTTTTTCTTCTGCATGGCACTGCTGACACTCTAACTGACCCAGTTGCTTCTCGAAAACTGTATGAGGAGGCATCCTCAATTGACAAAACCATCAAATTATACGAAGGTTTCTTGCATGATCTCCTCTTTGAACCGGAACGAGAGGATATTATGAAGGAGATAACAGAGTGGTTAAATCTTAAAGTACAAGATTAGAAGAAAccaaaagaatttgaaatttggtgAGAGCGCTGCATTTAGCTTTCCTAAGTTCAGCttgtttatagataaaatgttttctttctttcattatttaCATGGCAGAAGAGGGGGATTGTTGTCGGGGTGGGGAGAATTTGATCGCCGGCCATTCTCCGAATGATTCCTGTCTTGATCAGTATTATTTGAAAGCTCCATGACCATTTCTGCGGGAAGACCAAGAACAAAACGCATGAAGTGCTatggttttataattatttacatctctctctttttttaaataattatagggaaTTAGATGCTTTAGAAAACTTGAATTGGCTTCATCCATAATCAGTAAGGACAAATGGGCATTTGAAACTTAACCAATTATTCCATGTAATTTCTTTGGATTTGGGTAATCTAAAGTTTGCGTATAAGCAAGTTGGCAATGGGACAGGGTAGATCCAATTCTAGTTGGCTCTGATCGAAtccataatttgatttattctagttaaatttaagttaaagttttgattagatttaagatcaatttgtttatttattcaaagatattatttattttgttagtgatattatttacattttcGACATCATTGTTCATTTTGCTGATAACTCTCTTAAGCTTAAGTTGACCTTAGACTTGATTTGGATTAAATCCACCTAAAACAATAGGTTATTTGGTCCATCATCCACAACAATAAGTAGCAGCTCCATGTTTTTGTTCATAATAATCttacttaaaagattaaatataaagaatattcaagtaatttgttgaaatttaaattcaattaaaaaataattttattttttatattaaattttaatatctcaaatttgaatattccATTTAGTTCTAATGTGActcattttatgaaaacaaactcAATCCAAGATTTGAACTCCACTTGTTTTATccaaattcatatcaaattcaaccctaattcTTCTATCATGTTTGACTTATGCGTTGCTGAGATTTTAAGGGAAGCTGGTGAAATGGCAGCATATAGAAGAGATTAGAGTTACAAGATTTTCTTTTCAGTTATTAGAATTCAGTTTGTTATTCCTGATTCGTTCCTGCTAGTAAATCATCGATTGAGAAGCTGGAGAGGGTGAAGATAGGAGATGATTCAAAGGGGCCATTTCCAATATGTTTGGACTAGTTTTTGTTGGGTTCTGAGAGGCTTACAAAAGCTGACCTTGCCGTCGCCATTGTTGATTTGTTAAAGAAGAATGGGTGTTTGTGAGACAGTATTTAATGAAATCGACGCATATATAAGTtgcacaaaaaagaaaatgtcttcTAGAAAACAAGCACAATCACATCCATCCAATCAAGATCAGAGATACAAACAAACTCAACTGCTTGCCGTAAACTCATGGTTTGACATGTCGAACTAGGCTGGATTTGATTATCATCAAACCTAGCTTGGGTTCAAGCTATCAaagtttaactttttaaactaaacttgagcCTGTTGTTTAGA
This sequence is a window from Mangifera indica cultivar Alphonso chromosome 20, CATAS_Mindica_2.1, whole genome shotgun sequence. Protein-coding genes within it:
- the LOC123204043 gene encoding LOW QUALITY PROTEIN: monoacylglycerol lipase-like (The sequence of the model RefSeq protein was modified relative to this genomic sequence to represent the inferred CDS: inserted 1 base in 1 codon; deleted 1 base in 1 codon), with product MAVEQISSSKTTSWMLTSGASGRINALFSRRSLRCLVAIINAVIVLFLVPFWCWKRSVVINLSSEKNNKELEKNLQKSSAVRVPARIVPWKNGSGILEQDVMARRSLAIRRVLQDDCDGGSENCYQKIKRDFSLFVTSRGDTSLTQSWTPISVNVRGLVVLLHGLNEHSGRYSNFAKKLNANGFMVYGXDWIGHGGSDGLHAYIHSLDDAVNDLKSFLEKVLADNPGLPCFCFGHSTGAAIVLEIMLDPRIEACVAGIVLTSPAVGVQPSHPIFVVLALIVSFLLQRYQIRAANKKGMPVSRDPKALVAKYSDPLVHTGSIRVRTGYEILRIATYLQQNLRRFKVPFFLLHGTADTLTDPVASRKLYEEASSIDKTIKLYEGFLHDLLFEPEREDIMKEITEWLNLKVQD